In the Prosthecobacter dejongeii genome, one interval contains:
- a CDS encoding DmsC/YnfH family molybdoenzyme membrane anchor subunit, whose protein sequence is MIYDLDQPGIGSSQATSGNDAHKSSLLDSLLLENLLEEQQCLRTPVAVFSKAHDQDTPAKRFAHLIPLSQPQTDEQYSFEVNLDACTGCKACVTACHSLNGLDDNESWRDMGLLVGTRKKPYLQTVTTACHHCADPACLNGCPVLAYDKDPITGIVRHLDDQCIGCSYCILKCPYDVPKFNLKRGIVRKCDMCQGRLAEGEAPACVQACPNEAIKIKTLKVESIPVFGSILAGAHDSGYTRPATRYISSKPLPDHARAADSARLELDHGHDPLAWMLVLTQMSAGAFIGCATAMWAGVLSPDQAAITSAAALFFGLIGIALSVLHLGQPLKAWRAFMGWKKSWLSREILAFGALPAGGIAIAATWWLSNPEWLRLAVTGTAGAALAAVLCSVMVYVDTRRPFWALPLTAGKFLGTMLVLGAGLCAVTWSWLGHPAVTWAMPATLLFRWSLSIWEMSRYWRALEDEESSWHRSASILHKHLRMHIEVRGILLILTGLVIPVTLAAGASFRWLLPLSLLLTFTSQLIERRYFFTAAAGSKMPGN, encoded by the coding sequence ATGATTTATGATCTCGATCAACCCGGTATTGGAAGCAGCCAAGCAACCAGCGGGAACGACGCGCATAAATCGTCACTTCTAGATAGCTTGTTATTGGAAAACTTGCTGGAAGAACAGCAGTGCCTACGCACTCCCGTGGCAGTCTTTTCAAAAGCGCATGATCAAGACACTCCAGCAAAACGCTTTGCCCACCTTATTCCTCTGAGCCAGCCGCAGACCGATGAGCAATACTCATTTGAAGTTAACCTGGATGCTTGCACAGGGTGCAAGGCCTGTGTAACTGCCTGCCATTCGCTCAATGGGCTAGACGACAATGAAAGCTGGCGAGATATGGGGCTGCTCGTAGGCACCCGGAAAAAACCTTATCTACAAACAGTCACCACCGCCTGTCATCACTGCGCTGACCCAGCATGTTTGAATGGGTGCCCCGTTTTGGCATACGACAAAGACCCCATCACAGGCATCGTTCGCCATCTGGATGATCAATGCATAGGTTGCAGCTACTGCATCCTCAAGTGCCCTTACGATGTACCCAAGTTTAACCTCAAGCGTGGCATCGTACGCAAATGCGATATGTGCCAGGGGCGCCTGGCAGAAGGTGAGGCCCCCGCCTGTGTACAGGCATGCCCGAATGAGGCGATCAAGATCAAGACCTTGAAGGTGGAATCGATCCCCGTCTTTGGCAGTATCCTCGCGGGGGCGCATGATTCCGGATACACACGTCCAGCGACACGTTACATCAGCAGCAAGCCACTGCCTGATCACGCACGCGCGGCGGACAGTGCGCGGTTGGAGCTAGACCATGGCCACGATCCCCTGGCCTGGATGCTGGTGCTCACCCAAATGAGCGCGGGTGCATTCATCGGGTGTGCGACCGCCATGTGGGCCGGGGTTCTTTCGCCCGACCAAGCCGCCATCACTTCCGCCGCAGCTCTCTTTTTTGGGCTCATTGGCATCGCACTCAGCGTGCTGCATCTAGGGCAGCCGCTAAAAGCCTGGAGAGCCTTCATGGGGTGGAAAAAATCCTGGCTTTCCCGCGAGATCCTGGCCTTCGGTGCACTGCCCGCCGGTGGCATCGCGATCGCCGCCACTTGGTGGTTGAGCAATCCTGAGTGGTTGCGCTTGGCCGTCACGGGCACAGCCGGCGCAGCCTTGGCAGCGGTGCTGTGCTCCGTCATGGTTTATGTGGATACTCGGCGGCCCTTCTGGGCCCTGCCGCTGACAGCGGGTAAGTTCCTGGGAACCATGCTGGTGCTTGGTGCGGGTCTTTGCGCCGTGACCTGGAGTTGGTTAGGCCATCCAGCGGTCACCTGGGCTATGCCAGCAACCTTGTTGTTTCGATGGTCGCTTTCCATCTGGGAAATGTCTCGCTATTGGCGGGCTTTGGAAGATGAGGAATCTTCCTGGCATCGCTCAGCCAGCATTCTTCACAAGCATTTGCGCATGCACATCGAAGTGCGGGGTATCCTGCTGATCCTTACTGGCCTTGTCATTCCCGTAACCCTCGCCGCAGGTGCCTCATTCCGCTGGCTGCTACCTTTATCTCTGCTGCTGACTTTTACCAGCCAGCTGATTGAGCGGCGCTATTTCTTCACCGCTGCGGCAGGCTCGAAAATGCCAGGAAACTGA
- a CDS encoding molybdopterin oxidoreductase family protein yields the protein MFTLPAPTFREWNGPLTEDLVRDPARFGLGQLPRRLQPNGTAKSICGFCSTGCGLKLHLKDGVAINATPDPDYPVNLGTACPKGWEALTPLDAADRATTPLLHGQPVDWQTAMNVFCEKMKGVLDQHGPGSAAFISTGQMMCEEMAFLGSLTKFGMGLIHGDGNTRQCMATAVTAYKESFGFDAPPFTYADFEESDVMVFIGANPCIAHPIMWQRVLRNKRQPQIIVVDPRTTETAMAATQHYAIQPKSDLTLLYGIAHLLIREGAVDTQFVSESTTGFEEFSTFVQAYTPESVAAATGLTVAQLQCFADTIRAGTPRVSFWWTMGVNQSHQATRTAQAIINLALMTGNIGKPGTGANSITGQCNAMGSRLFSNTTNLIGGHDFKNPAHRAKIAEAMGFPVERIPDQPSLAYDQILEGIESGKIKALWIIATNPSHSWINQKRFNNLLSKLDFFVVQDMYGTTETARQAHLFLPAAAWGEKDGTFINSERRIGFSRQVRRAPGQALSDFRIFRLIAHAWGLGDLFSEWTSPEAVFQILKRCTQDQPCEISGIQDYAMIEKSGGIQWPLKVTDAAAPGFATERRLFADGRFFTPDQRARFIFDPTVPPPELPDADFPLILITGRGTSAQWHTETRTAKSEVLRKLAPAELFLDIHPEDARQLNIRDMSVVMVESRRASLTMKARISPGVCQGQVFLPMHDPRVNQLTHWAVDPFSRQPNYKHCAVRVSPSTR from the coding sequence ATGTTCACTCTCCCCGCCCCAACCTTTCGCGAATGGAATGGTCCTCTCACAGAGGATCTTGTTCGTGATCCGGCACGATTTGGTTTAGGGCAACTGCCGCGCCGTCTTCAGCCAAATGGCACGGCCAAATCGATCTGTGGTTTTTGCTCCACGGGCTGCGGTTTGAAGCTGCATCTCAAAGATGGAGTGGCTATCAATGCAACGCCAGATCCGGACTATCCGGTGAACCTCGGCACCGCCTGTCCCAAAGGCTGGGAGGCGCTGACGCCTCTGGATGCTGCGGACCGCGCCACCACCCCCCTGCTGCATGGCCAACCAGTGGATTGGCAGACGGCGATGAACGTCTTTTGTGAAAAGATGAAGGGGGTGCTGGACCAGCATGGACCTGGATCTGCCGCATTCATCAGCACGGGGCAGATGATGTGTGAGGAAATGGCCTTCCTGGGGAGCCTGACGAAATTCGGCATGGGCCTGATCCATGGCGATGGCAATACGCGCCAGTGCATGGCCACGGCAGTGACGGCATACAAAGAGAGCTTCGGCTTTGATGCCCCACCCTTCACCTATGCCGATTTTGAGGAAAGCGATGTCATGGTCTTCATCGGGGCCAATCCCTGCATCGCCCACCCCATCATGTGGCAGCGGGTGCTACGCAACAAACGCCAGCCCCAGATCATCGTTGTGGACCCACGTACGACGGAGACGGCCATGGCTGCCACCCAGCATTACGCCATCCAACCGAAAAGCGATCTCACCCTCCTCTACGGCATCGCGCATCTGCTGATCCGTGAGGGGGCAGTGGATACTCAATTCGTGAGCGAAAGCACCACCGGCTTTGAGGAGTTTTCCACATTTGTCCAGGCTTACACACCTGAGTCAGTCGCGGCAGCAACAGGGCTCACCGTGGCCCAGTTGCAATGCTTTGCGGATACCATCCGCGCAGGCACGCCGAGGGTTTCCTTCTGGTGGACCATGGGGGTAAACCAAAGCCACCAGGCCACCCGCACCGCCCAGGCCATCATCAATCTGGCCCTGATGACGGGCAACATTGGCAAGCCCGGCACTGGGGCGAATTCGATCACCGGCCAATGCAATGCGATGGGATCGCGGTTGTTTTCAAACACCACCAACCTCATCGGTGGTCACGATTTCAAAAACCCCGCTCACCGGGCGAAAATTGCCGAGGCCATGGGCTTTCCCGTCGAACGCATACCGGACCAGCCGAGCCTCGCTTATGACCAGATCCTTGAGGGCATTGAGTCCGGAAAAATCAAGGCACTGTGGATCATTGCCACCAACCCCAGCCACTCTTGGATTAACCAAAAACGTTTCAACAACCTGCTCTCCAAACTGGATTTTTTCGTCGTTCAGGACATGTATGGTACCACGGAGACCGCCCGGCAGGCCCACCTATTTCTACCCGCCGCCGCTTGGGGCGAAAAGGATGGGACCTTCATCAATTCGGAACGTCGCATTGGCTTCAGTCGCCAGGTGCGCCGTGCGCCCGGCCAGGCCCTCAGCGATTTCCGCATCTTCCGGCTCATCGCCCATGCCTGGGGGCTGGGCGATCTCTTCTCCGAATGGACCTCCCCTGAAGCTGTGTTTCAGATCCTCAAACGATGCACCCAGGATCAGCCCTGTGAAATTTCGGGGATCCAGGATTATGCGATGATTGAGAAAAGCGGCGGCATCCAGTGGCCTCTGAAAGTTACGGATGCTGCGGCTCCCGGTTTTGCCACGGAACGCCGACTCTTTGCCGACGGTCGGTTTTTCACACCCGATCAACGTGCACGCTTCATCTTTGACCCTACAGTCCCACCGCCGGAACTGCCAGATGCAGACTTTCCGCTCATCCTCATCACAGGCCGTGGCACCAGCGCCCAGTGGCATACGGAGACACGCACCGCCAAATCTGAAGTGCTGCGCAAACTGGCACCGGCAGAGTTGTTTCTGGACATCCATCCCGAGGATGCCCGCCAATTGAACATCCGCGACATGTCGGTGGTGATGGTGGAGTCTCGCCGTGCTTCCCTGACAATGAAGGCGCGCATTTCTCCTGGTGTCTGCCAGGGCCAGGTCTTTCTTCCTATGCATGATCCCCGCGTGAATCAACTCACCCATTGGGCGGTGGATCCATTTAGCCGCCAGCCCAACTACAAGCATTGCGCCGTCAGGGTCTCCCCCAGCACACGCTGA
- a CDS encoding serine hydrolase domain-containing protein produces MNSTRRAFLQHLSLGSVGFWLAPALAETTVLASGKLPRSSPADQSVSSEAILSFLGAVEQNKFELHSFMMLRHGQVIAEGWWAPYGPDEVHTMYSMSKSFTSTAVGMAVAEGKLSVEDKVVSFFPEDLPETISENLASLRVMDLLTMSVGNEKEPTQIVVKSENWVRTFLAQPITHKPGTVFMYNSAATYMCSAIVQKVTGQKILDYLTPRLFVPLGITGMKWETCPRDINTGGWGLSIQTEAMAKFGQLYLQKGKWKGKQLLPEVWVSEATAFHIQQPGGDKSDRPKAQNDWLQGYGYQFWRCQHGHYRGDGAFGQFTLVLPEHEAVIVMTSENKNMQGQLDLVWEHLLPAMKGSSPESDAALVTKTKSLNLPPAKGSAESPNMERVSGKVFTLAENPMGLTTATFVFQGNTCVFTARSAKGPHVIACGIERWQTGITAFPETPPRLISGGKPKAQTASKVAASATWSDENTLVMTWRYYETPHHDMVTCRFEGNKLNISFLNSITAMTPKAQDIRLPLTGQFTV; encoded by the coding sequence ATGAATTCCACACGCCGCGCGTTCCTCCAGCACCTCAGTCTTGGCAGCGTGGGTTTTTGGCTGGCGCCGGCATTGGCGGAGACCACCGTACTAGCGAGTGGTAAGTTGCCACGCAGTAGTCCAGCGGATCAATCCGTTTCCTCAGAGGCCATCTTATCCTTTTTAGGAGCCGTGGAGCAGAATAAGTTTGAGCTGCACAGCTTCATGATGCTTCGCCACGGGCAGGTCATTGCAGAAGGTTGGTGGGCACCTTACGGGCCAGATGAAGTGCATACGATGTATTCGATGAGTAAGAGCTTCACCTCCACGGCGGTGGGGATGGCTGTCGCTGAAGGGAAGCTGAGTGTGGAAGACAAGGTAGTGTCTTTTTTCCCTGAGGATTTGCCGGAAACCATCAGCGAAAATCTGGCCTCACTGAGGGTGATGGATCTGCTGACCATGTCGGTCGGTAATGAAAAAGAGCCGACTCAGATAGTAGTGAAATCGGAAAACTGGGTGCGCACGTTTTTGGCCCAACCGATCACCCACAAGCCTGGAACGGTATTCATGTACAACAGTGCTGCTACTTACATGTGTTCCGCCATCGTGCAAAAAGTGACCGGGCAGAAGATCCTGGATTACTTAACCCCGCGTTTGTTTGTTCCGTTGGGCATCACAGGAATGAAATGGGAAACCTGCCCGCGCGATATCAATACGGGGGGCTGGGGGCTCAGCATCCAAACGGAGGCCATGGCCAAGTTTGGCCAGCTTTACCTGCAAAAGGGCAAATGGAAGGGGAAACAACTCCTGCCGGAGGTGTGGGTGAGCGAAGCCACCGCTTTCCATATTCAGCAACCCGGCGGTGACAAATCAGACCGCCCGAAAGCCCAGAACGACTGGCTCCAGGGGTACGGTTACCAGTTCTGGCGCTGCCAGCATGGTCACTACCGGGGAGATGGTGCTTTCGGTCAATTTACCCTCGTGTTGCCGGAGCATGAAGCCGTCATTGTAATGACGAGTGAAAACAAAAACATGCAGGGGCAGCTTGATCTCGTGTGGGAACATTTGCTCCCAGCGATGAAGGGCTCCAGTCCCGAGTCGGATGCTGCCTTGGTGACAAAGACAAAATCCCTGAACCTGCCCCCAGCCAAGGGCAGTGCGGAATCGCCTAACATGGAGCGTGTCAGTGGCAAGGTTTTCACTCTGGCTGAAAACCCCATGGGACTCACGACCGCCACCTTTGTTTTCCAGGGAAATACCTGTGTCTTTACCGCACGTTCTGCCAAAGGCCCGCATGTGATTGCCTGCGGCATCGAGCGCTGGCAGACGGGTATTACCGCTTTTCCAGAAACTCCACCACGCCTTATCTCAGGTGGGAAACCTAAAGCGCAAACTGCTTCGAAGGTTGCTGCGAGTGCCACATGGTCGGATGAGAACACATTGGTCATGACCTGGCGTTATTATGAAACGCCTCACCACGATATGGTGACCTGTCGGTTTGAGGGTAATAAGCTAAACATCAGTTTCCTCAACAGCATCACGGCGATGACCCCCAAAGCTCAGGATATTCGTTTGCCGCTCACGGGTCAATTCACTGTCTGA
- a CDS encoding ADP-ribosylglycohydrolase family protein: MNASLSSLRGALWGQFIGDAAALGTHWIYDLADMGRKFPQGVHGFETPLKGHYHEGKKSGDQTHYGDAALLLLESLAACGGRFRENDFGMRFQSFFGSANCRSYRDHATRETLEHLQQQPGNFQNGADDDQLATVSRLAPVVVAYRKEEFITMADAIHRLTLVTQNHTTADACAAACAVLLRTLLQGTPFREAFELTRKSREVSCDGSDYFEFAYMLRELDVVTATGRFGQSCPLPQSFPSALHAAWRHQDSFEDAILNTVRAGGDNAGRASMVGAWLGAVHGYEALPQAWLAKLTAHERIANAMDQLFSHLGD; the protein is encoded by the coding sequence GTGAACGCATCTCTGTCCAGTCTTCGTGGGGCTCTCTGGGGCCAATTTATCGGCGATGCTGCTGCCTTGGGCACGCATTGGATCTATGATCTGGCAGACATGGGGCGCAAGTTTCCCCAAGGCGTCCATGGCTTTGAGACACCGCTCAAAGGCCACTACCATGAAGGTAAGAAAAGTGGCGATCAGACCCACTATGGCGATGCAGCCCTGCTGCTGCTGGAATCACTGGCCGCCTGCGGGGGGCGCTTCCGCGAAAATGACTTTGGCATGCGCTTTCAAAGCTTCTTTGGCAGCGCCAACTGTCGCAGTTACAGGGACCATGCCACCCGTGAAACATTGGAGCACCTGCAGCAGCAACCGGGCAATTTTCAAAACGGTGCCGATGATGACCAGCTAGCCACCGTCAGTCGGCTAGCCCCAGTGGTGGTCGCCTACCGAAAAGAGGAGTTCATCACGATGGCGGATGCCATTCATCGGCTGACCCTGGTGACGCAAAATCACACGACCGCCGATGCCTGTGCGGCTGCGTGTGCTGTGCTGCTTCGCACCCTCCTTCAGGGCACGCCTTTTCGGGAAGCCTTCGAGCTCACCCGCAAGTCACGTGAAGTGAGTTGCGATGGTTCCGACTACTTTGAGTTTGCCTACATGCTGCGTGAGCTGGATGTGGTGACCGCCACTGGGCGCTTTGGCCAAAGCTGCCCCCTCCCGCAGAGTTTCCCGTCTGCCTTGCACGCTGCCTGGCGTCATCAAGACAGCTTTGAGGACGCGATCTTAAACACTGTCCGTGCGGGGGGAGACAATGCCGGGCGCGCCAGCATGGTCGGCGCGTGGCTGGGGGCTGTTCATGGTTATGAGGCACTACCTCAGGCCTGGCTGGCAAAACTGACCGCGCATGAGCGCATTGCCAATGCCATGGACCAACTTTTTTCCCATCTTGGAGATTGA
- a CDS encoding sugar phosphate isomerase/epimerase family protein, whose product MRFAICNETYPDWPFEKVCEDAAAAGYHALELAPFTLKEDPRDLTEADALRLSRIASSFGLEILGLHWLLTKPSWFHITTPDALLRKETAKFGQHLARFCAMTGGRIMVWGSPKARNTLPEWQYEDAFKRAADSVRAVAEEAGKYGVVIAMEPLGKKETNFLNTAEETIRLCQMVDHPSCKLHLDVKAMSDEAKSIPDIIRDSKEWFVHFHANDPNLLGPGMGEVKFEPIIGALREVDYQGYLSVEVFDYRPGPQHIARESIRYLKEVMGA is encoded by the coding sequence ATGCGCTTTGCCATCTGCAACGAGACCTATCCTGACTGGCCTTTTGAAAAAGTGTGTGAAGATGCCGCAGCCGCGGGTTATCACGCGCTGGAGCTAGCCCCCTTCACCCTCAAGGAAGATCCCCGCGACCTCACTGAAGCGGATGCCCTGCGCCTCAGCCGCATCGCCTCTTCCTTTGGCCTGGAAATTCTGGGCCTGCACTGGCTGCTGACTAAACCTTCCTGGTTCCACATCACCACTCCCGATGCACTGTTGCGTAAAGAGACGGCTAAGTTCGGCCAACACCTTGCTCGTTTCTGTGCCATGACTGGCGGTCGTATCATGGTTTGGGGTAGCCCAAAAGCCCGCAACACCTTGCCTGAATGGCAGTATGAAGATGCCTTCAAGCGCGCAGCAGATTCCGTGCGCGCAGTGGCTGAAGAAGCAGGCAAGTATGGCGTGGTCATCGCTATGGAACCTCTGGGCAAAAAGGAAACCAACTTCCTCAATACCGCTGAGGAAACCATCCGCCTCTGCCAGATGGTGGATCACCCGAGTTGCAAGCTGCACCTCGACGTGAAGGCCATGAGTGATGAAGCCAAGTCCATCCCCGACATCATTCGCGATAGCAAGGAGTGGTTTGTCCACTTCCATGCCAATGATCCAAACCTTCTCGGCCCAGGCATGGGCGAGGTGAAGTTTGAACCGATCATCGGTGCGCTGCGCGAGGTGGATTACCAGGGTTACCTCTCGGTCGAAGTCTTCGATTACCGACCAGGCCCACAGCACATTGCCCGTGAGAGCATCCGCTATTTGAAGGAAGTGATGGGCGCTTAA
- a CDS encoding bile acid:sodium symporter family protein yields the protein MSSTLPSQAPVESTPKVAWWRVHGFLIGLGVAVVLGFVIPGPGSRHGILKPDIVSNAGIALILFLQGLSLALEKIKSGMANWRLHLVIQAFTFGIFPLVGLLLNGVVPLIWTTQPQAVSDGFLYLCVLPSTISTSVVLTALARGNTAGALFNAAFSNILGVLITPILVHLLMQKTGQSGDFGPLLLKISLLTLIPFSLGILLRPSLKYWVDRNKAWLARISNLVILFIVYAAFCDSVEQQVWHRYGPSLTAKTCGWVMFLFALMSLLVWGGCKALKLNHEDLIAAYFCSVKKTLAMGVPLAMLIFGDRQDLSLILLPVMLYHPLQLFVNGLLANRWAKLPPTI from the coding sequence ATGAGTTCCACTCTCCCCTCTCAGGCGCCCGTTGAATCTACCCCGAAAGTTGCCTGGTGGCGTGTTCATGGGTTTCTCATCGGGCTGGGCGTGGCGGTGGTGCTAGGATTTGTCATTCCAGGGCCAGGATCGCGCCATGGCATTCTAAAGCCTGACATCGTGAGCAATGCAGGTATTGCTCTCATTCTCTTTCTTCAGGGATTATCTTTAGCCTTAGAAAAAATCAAAAGCGGGATGGCCAATTGGCGTCTCCACTTGGTGATTCAAGCCTTTACTTTTGGGATCTTCCCCTTGGTAGGTCTTTTGCTCAATGGCGTCGTGCCTTTGATTTGGACCACTCAACCACAGGCCGTGAGCGACGGATTTCTCTACCTTTGTGTTTTGCCTTCCACGATTTCGACTTCGGTGGTTCTCACCGCACTAGCTCGTGGGAACACCGCTGGCGCACTGTTCAACGCTGCTTTTTCAAATATTTTGGGAGTTCTCATCACCCCCATTTTAGTTCACCTGCTCATGCAAAAAACGGGGCAGAGCGGTGACTTTGGCCCCTTACTTCTGAAAATTTCCTTGCTGACGTTGATACCCTTTTCGTTAGGCATTCTTCTGCGCCCCAGCCTCAAATATTGGGTGGACCGAAACAAAGCCTGGCTAGCCAGGATCAGTAACTTAGTCATCCTCTTTATCGTGTATGCAGCCTTCTGTGATTCGGTGGAACAGCAGGTTTGGCATCGTTACGGCCCCTCTCTGACGGCAAAAACATGCGGTTGGGTAATGTTTCTTTTCGCCTTGATGTCGTTGCTCGTCTGGGGGGGCTGCAAAGCGCTGAAGCTGAATCATGAAGACTTGATTGCAGCCTATTTTTGCTCGGTGAAGAAAACTCTCGCGATGGGCGTTCCCTTAGCCATGCTCATTTTCGGTGACCGCCAAGACCTGAGCCTGATCCTACTTCCGGTCATGCTTTACCACCCTCTCCAACTCTTCGTCAACGGCCTGCTAGCGAATCGCTGGGCGAAGCTTCCGCCCACGATTTAG
- the ahcY gene encoding adenosylhomocysteinase, with the protein MSDYKVKDIGLADFGRKELDIAESEMPGLMATREKYGPKKPLAGVRITGSLHMTIQTGVLIETLKELGADVRWASCNIFSTQDHAAAGIAATGTPVFAWKGETLEEYWWCTWKAIIFPGDKGPQLIVDDGGDVTLLIHKGYEMENGDDWVNTPSDNHEVKVIKDLLKDIAKNQPGIFHTIVKDLKGVSEETTTGVHRLYEMAKAGKLLFPAINVNDSVTKSKFDNLYGCRESLLDGIKRATDVMIAGKVGVVCGYGDVGKGCAAALRGMGAQVIVTEIDPVCALQAAMEGYRVMPIEDTLGYGDIYVTTTGNKDIITLEHMEKMKDQAIVCNIGHFDNEIQVDKLNARTDVKRLNIKPQVDKYTFPAGNSIFMLAEGRLVNLGCATGHPSFVMSNSFTNQTLAQIELWETKDSRPIGVTVLPKKLDEEVARLHLAKIGVKLTVLSKDQADYIGVPVDGPYKTDHYRY; encoded by the coding sequence ATGTCCGACTATAAAGTAAAAGACATCGGCCTCGCCGATTTTGGCCGCAAGGAACTCGACATCGCGGAAAGCGAAATGCCCGGCCTTATGGCCACCCGCGAGAAGTACGGCCCGAAGAAGCCCCTCGCTGGCGTCCGTATCACCGGCTCCCTGCACATGACCATCCAGACGGGTGTGCTCATCGAGACGCTGAAGGAACTGGGCGCTGACGTGCGCTGGGCTTCCTGCAATATTTTCTCCACTCAGGATCATGCTGCTGCAGGCATCGCCGCTACTGGCACCCCTGTTTTCGCCTGGAAGGGTGAAACTCTGGAAGAGTACTGGTGGTGCACCTGGAAAGCCATCATCTTCCCAGGAGACAAAGGCCCACAACTGATCGTGGACGATGGCGGCGACGTCACGCTCCTGATCCACAAGGGTTATGAAATGGAAAACGGTGACGATTGGGTCAACACCCCTTCGGACAACCACGAAGTGAAGGTCATCAAGGACCTCCTCAAGGACATCGCCAAGAACCAGCCTGGCATTTTCCACACGATCGTCAAGGATCTCAAAGGCGTGTCCGAAGAGACCACCACGGGCGTGCATCGCCTCTATGAAATGGCGAAGGCAGGCAAGCTGCTCTTCCCGGCCATCAACGTCAACGACAGCGTCACCAAGTCCAAGTTCGACAACCTCTACGGCTGCCGCGAGTCCCTTCTGGACGGCATCAAGCGCGCGACAGACGTCATGATCGCCGGCAAAGTCGGCGTGGTTTGCGGTTATGGCGACGTGGGCAAAGGCTGTGCAGCCGCTCTCCGCGGCATGGGCGCTCAGGTCATCGTGACGGAAATCGACCCTGTGTGTGCCCTCCAGGCCGCCATGGAAGGCTACCGTGTGATGCCGATCGAAGACACTCTTGGTTATGGCGACATCTACGTCACCACCACCGGCAACAAGGACATCATCACCCTGGAGCACATGGAGAAGATGAAGGACCAAGCCATCGTCTGTAACATCGGTCACTTCGACAACGAGATCCAGGTGGACAAGCTGAACGCCCGTACGGACGTCAAGCGCCTGAACATCAAGCCCCAGGTAGACAAGTACACCTTCCCGGCTGGCAACAGCATCTTCATGCTGGCTGAAGGCCGTCTCGTGAACCTGGGCTGCGCCACTGGCCACCCGAGCTTCGTGATGAGCAACAGCTTCACCAACCAGACGCTGGCCCAGATCGAGCTTTGGGAAACCAAAGACAGCCGCCCAATCGGCGTGACCGTGCTGCCGAAGAAGCTGGACGAAGAAGTCGCCCGCCTGCACCTGGCCAAGATCGGCGTCAAGCTGACCGTCCTTTCCAAGGACCAGGCCGACTACATCGGCGTGCCTGTTGATGGCCCTTACAAGACGGACCACTACCGCTATTAA